The sequence taataaaaaaaaataatcaaaatgACATAAGTAAGAATGAAAATTTAGGTGAAGAAAAAAGCAGTATAATTAGTAAGTATTTTATTAAtcctttatataatttattcctACAATCAAGAGAAGATGTAGTAGATAATtcaaatattaaagaaagtGAAAAAATtgattcttttaaaataacaaaaaattatactaatgaattacaaaaaacatataaaacaATGTATGATATATGTGATTCATCATATGCAAATAATCAATGTTACGGGATTAATAATAGGAAGTCAAATGAATTACAATACATTAATTCATACAATaactataatttaaattcttGTATgacaaataataatttaaaatcaaaaaattacctttttatcaataataaaataaaagatgaaaatgataaaagaataaattatttaagtaattttaataaaaatattgttgAAAACAAAATCATACAAAATGATCATGTTAAAAATATTCCTACAAGTGATATAAATTATCTAAACAAAAATGCTCAAATTGTTTATTTAGATAATACATATTATAAcaatgataattttaattcaaaaattttaaaggaAGAGTATCTTAAATGTGTTGAAAATAGAAATTACAGTTGTATTAATACAGGAAATATAAATCATTTTAATACACCAATAAAAAACAATTCTATAATACTATATGATAATTCATCCATAAATAATGgtaataaaaattgttatattaaaaataatattactgATAAAAGtagtatttttaataatatatttacaaataataataattcaacAAATAATAAGGTAATCAATAATTATGAAAGTAATggattaaaaaaagaatgtgCATCTGACTGGCATTTTagtaatgaaaaaagaaattatagtGGGAATAAAAATTCACATATATACAATATGAAAAATTGTAGCAATCATACTAAtagtattttaataaatcatatagATAATTTTAACGATGACAATcagaaaaatttttatgttaatGATTTTAACTTTCAAAAaccttttaataatttaagaaaagaaaatgatattaatgaaaatattaattataataataacataatTGGGTATAATGGTAAAGTAAATGATAAAATGCCAGAAAATGAtgaatacttaaaaaaattcgtatatttacaaaaaaatagacaattattaaataaaaattactcAAATTATAATTGTGTTTATTCATCAGATCTTGAATCAAACCAAAGgtatgataataatattattcataaatcaagaaatgaatatatgaaaaataatttcagtTCTGACttaaatgatttaaagaATGAGAACAATTTAACAAAATTTCATAGTTTTTCAATAGATCATAGTAGTATTTGCCTATCAAAAGATAAAATGAAAACGGAAATATCAAgtgtatttaaaaataatcataAGCATAATACTAAAAGAACAAAAAGCTTAAATCAAATAAGAATGTCTAATTTTAATCCTAATAGCTTAGATATTTATCAAGaatcatatataaaaagcaaaaatgaaaataataactaTATTAATTGTAATAATTGTAATGAAAGCAGTTATCACATAAATCACGAAAATATGATAAGAAGAGatggaaaattttttataaataatagtaataatgaattaaaagatTTCTCACAAAAAGATATTATAGTTTATTCTaaagataatataattagtaaaaattttaaaaatgagaaTAAATATACTCAACAAAGAAATAAAAGTTGtaaattattcattaaaaatagagATAGTGACGACAGTAATAGtagtaatattaaaaatgacaACAATTATAACAATGAgactattataaaaaatgataacatTCCATATGAAACTTATGAAGAGGGAGAAGCCTTATGGTTGAATAATTATACTCATATAGAAGAAGATTTATATggtgaaaaaaataacatgaTTGCTAAAGATGCTGCTGCAGAAAAatacaattattttaattcattaaatataaaaaaaaattcagattttataaataataagataatattagaaaaaaataaagaaaatgggCTCTATAATATTGTAAGTGGCTTAtctgataatttaaaaaatgtaaaagaaaatcaagaagatatttttatatctcATCAGTATAATTTATCTAACGATAATGAAAAAGCAACAAGTGAAAATGATTATCTTagaaatgaaataattagatattataataaaataaagaagaaaaaaaattattatagttCACTAGAAATTAATACATATAGTGATATATCTCAATGTGAAAAATTGTATAGAAGTGATTACatttcacaaaaaaaaaaaaaaaatacaaaattaaagaaaaaacatgctcatgaagaaaaaagaataaataataatacaaatataaaatgtaatatggttaaaaaagaaaattgcacccatgataaattaaaaaaaatggaaatgaaagaaaaagagaataaaaaaattaagaatacaaccttaaaaaaaaatatatctattgaaaataatatagttGAAAAGAGGATTGATACAAAGAGTATGTTCCGAAGCTCTTCTCCTTTTAAAATTGGtaagaataattttatttataatagcataattgataataataaaaatagaaatataaaaaatttaaatataaataaaatgaaatcaataaaaaatagttgTAATTTTAAGGAGGAAATGGATTATAAAAAGGGTAACATCAATCCTGGTAATTCTAAACAAATTTATGATTCATCAAAATCAAAACAAACATGTTCAGaagtaaataaaagtattacaaaagaaaaaaatggaaacAATGAAATTAGAAAGCACGAAAGTTATTCTATATTagtaaaaaaaggaaattataATTCTGAAAATGGGTCTATAGCCAAATTTCATGAACAACTAAAGgaatataatgaattaaGAAATTCTACTAAAAAAGAGAATACgagaaatattataaaaaaaaaaaagaaaaaaaaagagataaaccaaaaaattatagaaaaaattgtTCTAACAAATTCTTCTAAATCTAATAAAAtcgaaaaaaagaaaaaaaagagaaaaggAATTTTATACAAACAAATAAATGAATCAAATGctaatttaaaagataaaagtgaaataaatttttctgaTCAGAATGACTCtattttatcaaataaatGTGTAAAGGATAAGTTAAATACAAAtagttcttttttaaatgaaaaatcaaGGGATTCAATACATGAGTGTAGTAATAgaaataacaataatttGACAAACATAGAAGAAGATAGTATGTTGtataaaaattgtaataaaagaattatttacttaaaaaatgaaaagataAACTCTgctttaaagaaaaatgaattattaaatttacctgaaatttcctttttatataaagaagttaaaataatgaatcaTATATTAAGTAACATtaacaattttaattttttaaactcACTTAAAATAAGtgatttaatttatattgaAAAGAATTTTATCAATAATAACATATACATTAATAAGCAAATAATTACTTCTAatactaaaaataataaattgaaTGAAACTAGTGAGGATGACATAATgtatgataataattttagtataattcatttaaagcaagatataatatatttaaaaaaaaattatctcaaaataattttaaatgtattaataaataacatttcttctttttatgAAATCAAAGCAgcaattatattattaaaattttttatctctATTGAAGATAGTTGTAAAGTTTTTCCAAGTTTATATCCACTTTCACTAATTAATGCATTAATACAAAAGTTCAGATtgaaaatacataaaaaaaatagaaaaaaagatgaTATTAGTAACGTTAACTTAGaatataattcaaaaaagtTGCCTTttaattatctttttatatgtgatggtaaaaattatttatgcaTAAATGACGATtctttaaaaagtaaaacatataaaagtaaaattaaacTAAACAATTTAATTGGTTATTACCATTATATCAATTTAAATAGATTAACATATTACCTTGAAAAAACAAACGACAATATAACCATTCAGTAAATCATTGTAGTAGATATATTTccaattttaataaaaaatttaagttaaTTTTTCAGAAActataattttcttatatacttttttttttttttttaaatgattagAGCCATTTCTATATCGTGTATTATCgaattataaaagaaaaaaaaaaaaaaaaaagtttattaaaaaaaatgattcttATCCTGTTAAATATTATAGTATGTAATtacattaaaatatatttttatattattaaatttttttttctttctcaatatgaaaaaattgataaatttattattagagaaaaaattataaactaaaaatttacttttttttttttcaaataaaacataaaaaaaaaaatttatttataaaatgaataaaaaggTCATGTTTTTCTCTGTCTAAATACTCCTTTTTTCATTCCCCATGAATTATGTTCTCCCTTTTTTACTCTCTGCATACCGTACGTCttgtttaaattatattttaacatTAAACCAAACTTCGTATCTAGATAGTtactctaaaaaaaaaaaaaaaaaaggaaaaaaaagttatatatttatttaattaccTTCTTGATTAaaacttttaatatatagtaatatcaaatataaatgtttttttatgaattttataaaaaaaatgaacctTGTCTAATTGTTCTTCAATTCTTCTAAAtccttcttttattttatccaTATTTGCTTGCtgtaatattaaatttttatataaatatttttatttttaatttataaagtatattttatattttatttttttttttttaaccaatattttaaaatctaAATAGTTTAAAAACATTAATGGCCTTTTTGCAAAATCACAAACACATAAAACAGTTTCTGAAggaattttttcattatttgaattcatctggaaaaaaaaaaaaaaaggtatcaaataaaataaaatccaaatgtaaaatataaaaaaaataaaattaaatattaaccAATGGTGTAACAGTATTTGAAATTTCATTGTCAAATTTATTGTCTCTTTTAAAggcattaaaaataaaaaattgttttccATACGGTTCTatctaatatatattaaaaaaaaaaagtaagaaTAAAAACGGATTATCATAAATtcaattataattaatattactaataatgatcttaataatatattatatagttaaactaataattaaataaatataaagtatatttttcttttaccgGATGTATAGTTGAACATTCTTTAGGTGGCCAATTAAATCTTCTCATACGATTATAAATAATCTCtgttacaaaaaaaaaaaaaaaaattttaaatcattatatCTATATTGTCAgaaatcatttaatttatttattattataataaatatatcccttttatatttttcattttattttatactatattattttcttttgctttatattacttttatgTGCATTTAAACGAAAAACATTGTGTCTAACACCCGTTGCATTTTTTATAGaagacattttttttttttctaatttgtATTTAAATTGATATAGAATAATATTAACGAAAATaatgtttcatttttattataacttAAATAGAGTAtacaataatattatttttttttttatgaataaaaaaaaataaaataaaatttaaaagataaaactataaattatattttattaacattCTTAATTATGAAATCAATATGTAATAtggtttttaaaaaaatttatttaaaacgaaaaaaaaaaaaagataaaattataagaaaatatattaatagatATAACTAGGTAAGCAAAACTTACATATTACTTGAAAATAATTGTATAAATGAATTAACGTATCTATTTTATTACAACAAAAATaacgtaaaaaaaaaaaaaatttatacatgtattatttattcaaaaattttataatcatatttatatataatattatgtaGTTCTAttaattattcatttttttcttatttttaataattataatcaaaaaaaaaaaaaaaagaatacatTTGAAttgcaaaaatatataaaataaaaaaaagtaaattaaaaaaatagttacaatttaaaaaaagtataaaagaacatttattttttataagaacGAAAAAATATCATGTAATATTTCGAAacttataatattttctaaCAATAACacaaaatttgaaaaaaaaaatttttcataattccAATATTTGTATTCATGATATTTTCGTTTTtgaaaagaattaaaaataattacatatgccgcttttttattttttaatttattatatcatgttatttttaacttGAAATAAGTGAATTGTTAAAAGATTCTATagatatatatcttttaataaaaaaaaaagagacaTATTTTAtgctttttaattttataacaaaaaatatatcgaTACTAGAAAAGTAAatcataaaataaagtaattatattaattcattaaatttatacTCATACAcataaaatgataaaataaaatttttttttttatatttcgttgaagataatattttattctcAAAGATTTATAGATAGTACTGCAATGAAAACTAGaataaatacattttaacattataaatgttttttttaattatatcttatgaattattaagaaattttatttattagccttttaaatatataatttttttttaatttatcgttttttttttttttttttttttctgttattTAATACAATATAcacattatttatttaaaatgaattatctaatatataaaaaaaataaataaataatttaaattttctaaaatttaagttaaaattaatatataaattagaaaagaaataaattaatattaattatagacacttttttaataaatacttaaattttctttcatatgagataaatatatgtttctGATATATACCACTTCTATTCACGCATATTAAAgatcttttttttatctttagaAAAATTCATAgacatataaaataattaaaatgtaaaggtaataaaagaaaatacatTATCTACTTTAAAACATCTTACCATTTCTAAAATTGAATTATTAAGTACTATATTttcttacattttttttaacgtAACGGTTGTTTATCGtatattgatattttttttataaagaaaattcaaggttattttcaaaattaaaaagaaaaaaaaaaaaaaagaagcaagttttttaaatatgttaGAAATGGATACATAGACTAATTGTActgttaaaaaatttaaataatatatacaaatatatattatatgtacaaactttttttaaatagaaatatatctttattattggCAAGAAAACTACATATTCTAATTATGTAaactgaaaaaaataaaattattacaatTATATGGCAAATAAAGGTTTTTTATAGTAACTTAGTCTTATTTATTagcttatatatttttaacaatCTGTTACTAAaatatgtttaaaaaaaaaaaatgaaacattTTCATTACTgtaataagaaaaatgagatattttttcataaatagcaaaaataaaaaattaaatatatgtttaataatttattttattatatattttttaaggtATCTTATTTTGCCTTTTATATAATGtagcatttttattaatagaaCATTTTGCAAGTGCATAATCCtgtttaaatttataaaataagcatttaataattttattttatgtttattactataattttattataatcttttaattaaatatttttataagtctatttttaattaaatatatatattttttttttttaaattttttttatataaatagaattaagtttaaaaaaatgtatccatgaaaaatggaaaaaaataaatgaattggaaatttaaaatataatatttagtTAGTagaattcatatatttttataaaataaatgaaaaaaaaaaattatgatataCAAGCATATAAATATCCTATTTTCATTTCATacatgaaaattaaaaaagcaTATCATTAAAATAAGAAGGGTTTACTgcatatatacaaaaaaaaaaaaaaaaaaacagaattattataaaaattctttaactCATAAGATGGCTTTTATCTTATAATAATGTTACAGTTatctatttaatttttttttatgcattTACTAATTTGTTTATGTATTCatacatttaatttattatcttATTGTTTTACACAAAAATTACAAATTCTGAAATTATGAACATGTatagtttattttttaatttaaaccTTTAAAGGGTGAAATAGtgattaatttaattttgttaccaagttttttttttctttatttcttattttatttcattttatatatatgatactTAAAATATCCTGAAAAGATAATTGTAAAAATtagtttatttaatttttagatTTAATAgtgtaaattttttgttcatatattttttacataatttttttttttctactcattacaatttttatttaatcactgcataatttttttttttaaatatatttatatataactataaaatgtaaaaaatatagtagaatcaaaaaattaaaaaaaaaaaaaaaaacatgatAATTgagtaataaaaatgtttgaTAGAATACTGGATAAAATTAGTATTGCATCAGTTAATTTACTAGCAAATAATAATCTTGaaaatactaaaaatattgaagaattaaaaaaaaaaaaagataagaaAGTTATTGGTTTCcctttattattaaatattcaagacaataaaaaaaagagtattCTATACTATTACAGTGCCAAAAAACAAGATGCATTCTTATATTtgttgaagaaaaaaaaatattggaAAATTAAACTTTTAATTAAGGATATTATTAACACATATAAGGATAAAGAGTTTTTAAGtgatttttcattaaatttcatttatgagcatattaaaaataagaatagtattaaattattgaaaaataGTGATgtgtttaatttattattaattttaagtCAAgaacttttaaaatatagttATGATGATAATTCTATCATTAAcgataaaaatacaaaaattttaaaaatgagcTGTTTTTTACTAAGATATATATGCTTGAATGAAACTAAAAGTACAATGTTAGATGACTGCTTtattttaatctttttaatgaaattgaattatattttgaataaaaaaaaagtacagaataaatatataaaaggaaatcacaattttcatttttatcttttgttACTATATTACTACATATATGTTTACAATAATACAAAAAGTATTGTTTTATTACCAAGCAAATTGATATTTAGGTGTGAATTTAAcgatataaatgaattatctttagtttataaaaaatatgactttttaaaaaataatctttATAACGTAAATAGATATGGCACTTATGCAATTaatgattataataattttagtatatttgataattatattaagaaaaagaaacatattttctttttaaaaacaaattacttaattaattttaattgtttaaaagaaaattttaatgtattttttaaatttaatgatATTTCTAATGTACATTTTATAATTGATTTGAGcaaattgaaaattttacAAATGAATTTACACGAGCATTCAGTAAAAAGTAAATTTGACGTAATAAATGAgtctttaaataattttatgcaattttctttaaatacaTTATTTAAACTAAATAATTACAATACTAAAGATAATGAAAAGTTCATATATGAagaatctaaaaaaaataaaatcaataTTGTAAGAAATAATGATGATTCATTAAATAaagcaattaataaaagcaACAAGTTacgtaaaaatattttattaaaaaatataaataataaaaagaaaaatgggaataacaaaataatattaacagAATTAGTATATCAGCTATTAGATTATGTAACATTAAATGAGAAGATGTattataataacaaaaacaaCATAATTGaaaattcattaaatgaaataataaattatattgagAAGAAGTATAAGTTAAAATATGTTAGTAATGCAAAAGACACTGGTATTTCtcataatgaaaataaaaaatacaaagatGGAAAGAATTtagataatgaagaaaatatactattcaatataattaatacagaaaacaaattaaaaaataagaataatttaaatttagaaaatttactaaaaaaaataaatgagtTATTGAATATAATTCAAAATTCATCCATTTTTATAAACACAGGtcttcatataattttaagaaatatatttataaataatttaaactCTTTAAATATggatttattatttcttataaatatgtattcaaataataattttaagagaaaattttttcattatgaTTTGAAATATGTAGAGGCCGAGGATAATTCATATGGAAATATTACCGAAAAGGAAGGAAAAGattcttataaaaatgaaaatataaaaaatgaactGGAGAAAGATAATGAAAAGTTTAATACTACCTTAAATACACCATCTTTGAACCTGCCTTCATTAAATTTACCttcattaaataaatcagaagaagaaaatgattttaatttagaaattaaaaaaaaattgcatattaaaaaaaggcAAAATAGCAACATCTATAATGAATTAgcaattattataaaaatttttgctAATTGCTTCTCTGCAAGGGATTTATGTTTTAActctttttctcttttatattttatgtataaaaatttacttCAGAATGTATTGAgtatatcatttaattttacatattttattagtgctgaatttttcttttttaatgataGTATAAACTTTCACTCTttgataaatttaaaaaaggaattaaTACCAAGTTCTTTGTATTTTGATAGTATAAGAGCATTCACAAACATAAAATctcattataaatattttataaatgaaataaaaaaaaggaaaagaaaagatAAAAGGAAGAAGATCATTTTGTTAGAGAACTTAAATAGAGGAAATgaagaaatgaaaattttgtgtgaaaatgaaaaaaaaaaaaaaaaaaataaaaaaacatttgAATCATTTTTAGAAGATGTAGATAAAATGTTGAAAGAagaaattttagaaaaaaaaataaatgataaaaatatactatatagtgagggaaaaaaaaaaaaaaaaaatgttctaTTAGATGAACATATGTATATGATAAGTAAATATaatcatcatttttataatttacatGATAGATTTTTGCCTATATATACTTactcaaaaaaatataatatatataaaaataaaatatggattaaaaataagaaaaaaaaaaaaaaaaaaaaatgtgagaaaaatgatgaaaaaaaaaaaaaaaaaattgatatagTTTTTGTTCATGGATTAAGAGGTAGTGCTCTACGTACTTGGAGATTTTCAAATTTGTATGACAATGGTTcatcatattatttttataataaaaataataaattaaaaaaaataaataatgaaaaaaatgttatatataataataatataaaattaaatgaaattaatagtaaaaatagatttaatttttttgagaacctgaaaaaagaaaataaaaactcaaaTGAAACATATACtaattcattaaaagaaaagataGAGAAAggtaaaatagaaataaaaaagaaagatgAATTCTTCaatgttaaaaataataatatgagtAAGttgaaagaaaaagaaaatgtaatTATTTTTGATGAAACAAGAAAGAAGATAAGACAAtgtttaaaagtaaaaaataattttcatttcataataaataaaaatataataaataaattaatgcTAAATTACAAGCATAACCAAAATATATTGCCAATGTATACCAATACTaatgtaataaataaaaatgtttttaagtGTGTATTTTTACGtaatcaaaaattaaaaaatgatctTGACCTTTATAGTGATTTATTATCATATCAACTTTGgcctatatatttattatatcctcataaaaaaaattcaaatatatacatttttgaTTACTATTCACCACTATATCCagataataccttttatactaaaaaatatttaaaaaaaaaagaagaaaaaaagaataggTATTcttatgtaaatatattaaactatttttttaataaaaaaagtgatgagtataataaaaaaaaatacttttatacAGATAGGATGAATTTAGAAGAATTATCCAATTTTcttctaaaaaaattaaaaaatataaatctaggaaaaaataatgatatcaTATTTATAGCTCATTCCATGGGTGGTCTATTAACGCAATATGTACTTTTGAAAAATgatgatattttaaataaaacaaaattcatttttttttatgcatcTCCACATTTTGGCTCACCTTTATCTTCAACTGCACTTTTATTCAAAACATTTTTATCTCCATATGTGTATCAACTAAATGACTATGATTCAACATTAAGTTATTTACAATATTGTTTTCgagaaagaataaaaaatagaggTATAAAAGTTTACTCCTTTTCAGAGTCAGAAAAAACTCCTTTGCCAATTATAGGTaacatataatttattatatattaaaaaaaaaaaaaaaaaaaaaaatttttttttttttttttatattattttattttcaaaatcttaaaaatgtgattatttttaacaatttttgtttttatttctgtctttattattttttcttacatTCCTTTAAAGATattgataaatatat comes from Plasmodium relictum strain SGS1 genome assembly, chromosome: 9 and encodes:
- a CDS encoding alpha/beta hydrolase, putative, whose amino-acid sequence is MFDRILDKISIASVNLLANNNLENTKNIEELKKKKDKKVIGFPLLLNIQDNKKKSILYYYSAKKQDAFLYLLKKKKYWKIKLLIKDIINTYKDKEFLSDFSLNFIYEHIKNKNSIKLLKNSDVFNLLLILSQELLKYSYDDNSIINDKNTKILKMSCFLLRYICLNETKSTMLDDCFILIFLMKLNYILNKKKVQNKYIKGNHNFHFYLLLLYYYIYVYNNTKSIVLLPSKLIFRCEFNDINELSLVYKKYDFLKNNLYNVNRYGTYAINDYNNFSIFDNYIKKKKHIFFLKTNYLINFNCLKENFNVFFKFNDISNVHFIIDLSKLKILQMNLHEHSVKSKFDVINESLNNFMQFSLNTLFKLNNYNTKDNEKFIYEESKKNKINIVRNNDDSLNKAINKSNKLRKNILLKNINNKKKNGNNKIILTELVYQLLDYVTLNEKMYYNNKNNIIENSLNEIINYIEKKYKLKYVSNAKDTGISHNENKKYKDGKNLDNEENILFNIINTENKLKNKNNLNLENLLKKINELLNIIQNSSIFINTGLHIILRNIFINNLNSLNMDLLFLINMYSNNNFKRKFFHYDLKYVEAEDNSYGNITEKEGKDSYKNENIKNELEKDNEKFNTTLNTPSLNLPSLNLPSLNKSEEENDFNLEIKKKLHIKKRQNSNIYNELAIIIKIFANCFSARDLCFNSFSLLYFMYKNLLQNVLSISFNFTYFISAEFFFFNDSINFHSLINLKKELIPSSLYFDSIRAFTNIKSHYKYFINEIKKRKRKDKRKKIILLENLNRGNEEMKILCENEKKKKKNKKTFESFLEDVDKMLKEEILEKKINDKNILYSEGKKKKKNVLLDEHMYMISKYNHHFYNLHDRFLPIYTYSKKYNIYKNKIWIKNKKKKKKKKCEKNDEKKKKKIDIVFVHGLRGSALRTWRFSNLYDNGSSYYFYNKNNKLKKINNEKNVIYNNNIKLNEINSKNRFNFFENLKKENKNSNETYTNSLKEKIEKGKIEIKKKDEFFNVKNNNMSKLKEKENVIIFDETRKKIRQCLKVKNNFHFIINKNIINKLMLNYKHNQNILPMYTNTNVINKNVFKCVFLRNQKLKNDLDLYSDLLSYQLWPIYLLYPHKKNSNIYIFDYYSPLYPDNTFYTKKYLKKKEEKKNRYSYVNILNYFFNKKSDEYNKKKYFYTDRMNLEELSNFLLKKLKNINLGKNNDIIFIAHSMGGLLTQYVLLKNDDILNKTKFIFFYASPHFGSPLSSTALLFKTFLSPYVYQLNDYDSTLSYLQYCFRERIKNRGIKVYSFSESEKTPLPIIGLHTMIVPSMFAYLNYSQIFAIIKNCNHVEISKLNSEEDIKYYYLNKAIKKLLKKD